The DNA region ACGTCCGCACGATGGACGAGGTCGTGTCGATCTCGACGGCCGAACGTCGTCTGACCATGCTGCTGCTGGTGGCCTTCGCCCTGCTGGCGATGGTGCTCGCGGCGGTCGGCATCTACGCCGTCATCAGCTACACGGTGGCGCAGCGGACGCAGGAGATCGGAATCCGGATCGCGCTCGGCGCGGCGCGCGGCGTCGTCGTACGGATGGTCGTCGGCCAGGCCATGACGCTCGCCGCGGCGGGCATCGGGTGCGGCGCGGCCGGCGCTTGGCTTCTGACCCGGCTGATGCAGAAGCTGCTGTTCGGCGTCGCGCCGTCGGATCCGCCGACCTTCGCCGCGGTTGCGCTGACGCTCGCGATCGTCGCCGTGTCCGCCGCCCTCGTCCCAGCTATGCGTGCGACGCGCGTCGACCCCACTGTCGCGCTTCGAACCTGATCCGTAGCCGCGCGCTCCTTGGTAGCTCCTTCGCGGCTCCTTCGCCCCTTCGCCGTCCTTCGCGTCCTTCGTGGTACGATTCACCACCCATGCTGGCCAGCGCGGGGATCATCCTGCTGCTGATCGCGCTCACCGGCTTCTACGTCGCAGCTGAATTCGGCGCCGTCGGTGTCCGCCGCAGCCGGCTGCGTCGCCTGTGCGAGGACGGTAACCCCACCGCCGCGCGCCTCCTTCCCATCGTCGAGAGTCCGCAGCGGCTCAACCAGTACATCGCCGCATCACAGGTTGGCATCACGCTGTCGGGCATGGTCCTGGGAGCCTACGCCGAAGCCACTCTCTCGCCGGCGGTCGCGCCGCTGCTCGAGCGTTACACGCGGCTCTCGGCCGAGACGGCCGAGTCGGCCGCGGGGATCGGCGTGCTGGTCGCGCTCACCATGCTGTCGGTCGTGCTCGGCGAGATGGTGCCGAAGACGGCGGCGCTACGCTATCCGACCGAGACCGCGCTGCTGACGACCAGGCCGATGCTGTGGTCGGCGCGCGCCTTCGCATGGTTCATCGTAGTCCTCGACCGAAGCGCCGTGTTCCTGCGCGGCGTGCTGCGCATGCCGACCGCGACGCACCGCCACGTGCACTCGCCGGAGGAGATCGATCTGCTGATCGCCGAGAGCCGCGACGGCGGCCTGCTCGAGCCGCAGGAACAGGTGCGGCTGCACCGCGCGCTCCGCCTCGGCCGCCGAGACGCCCGCCAGCTGATGGTGCCGCGCGATCGTCTGGCTGCGATCGAGATCTCGACACCGCTCGGCGACGTGCTGCGCGTCGCCGCGACCAGCCCCTACAGCCGCCTGCCGGTCTTCCGCCGCGACATCGCCGACGTCGCCGGCATCCTGCACACGAAAGATGTCGTCATGCATTTCCTGCAGCGCGGCCGCAACGGCACGCTCGCGTCGCTGGTGCGGCCAATCCTGCGGGTGCCCGAAAGCATTCCTGCCGATCGTCTGCTGGGGTTCCTCCGGGAGCGGCGCAGCCATCAGGCGCTCGTCGTCGACGCGGACGGCACGGTCGCCGGCATGATCACGCTCGAAGACGTGCTCGGCGAGCTGCTCGGCGCCGTGCCTGACGAGTTCAAGACTTCCCGGCTGCTGCCGCTGCGGCTCACCGACGGCCGCGTGCGGCTGCCTGGTGATCTGCCGCTCGACCAGGCTCGCGTCTGGGTGGAGGGAGCATGGCCGGCGGCCGGCAGCGTCGCCGCCTTCATCCGGCAGAGGATCGGCCGCCTCCCGGAGCCGGGCGAGGAGCTGGTCGTCGACGGGCTGCCGGTGGAGGTCGAAAGCCTCGAGAACGATCGCATCGCGTCCGTGATCGTGACGACCGCGCCGGCGCAGGACGGGAACGACTGATGGTCGTGATCCTCGTCATCGTCGCGTTCCTGCTGATGAACGCGTTCTTCGTCGCCGCCGAGTTCGCGATCGTCGGTACGCCGAAGACGGCAATCGAGGCCCGCGCATCCCGCGGCGATCGGCTGGCCCGCATGGTGCTGCGGATTCTCGAAGACACGCACCGCCGCGATCTGTACATCGCAACCGCGCAGATCGGCATCACCGTGGCGTCGCTCGGGCTCGGGATGTACGGGGAGCACCGGCTGGCGCGCTGGACGCTCTGGGAAATCGGCGGCCACACCTGGACGGCGTGGCTCGCAGGGCACGGGTTTGCGAGCCTGGTGGCGGTCGGCATACTCACCTACGTTCACATCGTGCTGGGCGAGATGCTGCCGAAATCGCTCGCGCTGCAGTCCGCCGAGCAGCTGGCGCTGTGGCTCACGCCGGCGATGCTGTGGACCCAGGCCGTCCTCTACCCGCTGGTCACGGCGTTGAACGGCGCCGGCAATCTGGTGTTGAAGCCGTTCGGGATCGCCCCGCAGCCGCACGGCGCCGAGCAGTACTACACCCCCGAGGAGCTGCAGCTCATCGTCGAGGAATCGGAAGAACAAGGGGCGCTCCGCAGCGAGTCCGGTCAAGTACTGCAGGAACTGTTCGAGTTCGGCGCGCTGACGGCGGGCGAAGTCATGGTGCCGCGCGTGCGCATCTCGGGCATTCCGGTTGGCGCGACGCCGGCCGATCTCCGCCGCGTGCTCGGCAGCGCGCCGCATACGCGATATCCCGTCTACGAAGGGGACCTCGATCACATCATCGGGACGTATCACATCAAAGACTTGATGCGTCTGCTGCTGAATACGCAGTCGGTGACGGCGGCGGGGGCACGGCCGGCGCCGGTGGTGCCGGAAACCCTGCCGCTCGACGCCGTGCTCGCGACGATGCGGCGCGAGCGGGCGCAGCTCGCGCTGGTCATCGACGAGCACGGCGGCACATCTGGCATCGTGACGCTCGAAGACCTCTTCGAGGAGGTGGTCGGCGAGATCGAGGAAGGCCCGGGCCACACCGGGCCGCGGCGCGATTCGTACGGACGGCTGCGCGTGCCCGGGACCATGCGCCTCGACGAGCTCGGACAGCTGTTCGACCTCGAACTGGCGCACGAGGAGGTCGACAGCGTGAGTGGTCTCGTGCTCACGCTCCTCGGCCGGCCGCCGCGCGTCGGCGACACGGTTCCTTACGATCGCCTGCAGATCGACGTGACGGCCGTCAAGGGGCACGGCGTCGACGAAGCCGCCGTCACCCTACGTGAATTCGAGGACGGCGCATCGGATTAGGCTCGGTCTGCCGCAGCACCTCGCGCGTGACCGGCGCCGTGTCCCCTTCGCCGAACGCCAGGAACTTCAGCAGGTAGACCAGCGGGTTGCCTTCCGTCCAGCCGAAATAGGCGTGCGGGATCTGGCCGGTGTGGTCGCGGATGTGCAGCAGCAGCGCGGCGATCGCGTTGGGGATCGCGGGGCTGGACGCGCGCAGTACCCGATAGCCGCCGACGTCGGCGCCGTGGACCTCGAGCCGGTCGGTGAAGTCGGAGGCGTTGCCCGGCTTCACCTCCAGGAAGAGCACGCCTTGCTGCCCGTCAGGAAGGTGATGCGACTCGCGCGCCTCGCGCATCTTCGCCTCGTAGGCCTCGCGGCGGCCGTCGCCGGGCCGGATCGCCAGGATGCGGACCGGCACGTCTCCGGCGTCGCGCAGAAAGGCGGCCGCCAGCTCGTCAGGGCGCACCTCGTGGACGCGAAGCTCTGTCGATCGCAGCACGCGTGAAATCATCGAGGTGATGATGATCGTCGCGATGAACCAGGAAGCGATCTTGATGCCTTCGGGGCGCTCGTAGATGTTCAGCACCGTGGTGTAGATGAAGACCAGCGTGATGAACCCGAAGGCGGTGCGCAGGCCCGACGACCGCGCGTGCAGCGTCACCGCGACGGCGGCCGAGGTCATCAGGACGAGCACCCCGGTCGCGTACGCTCCCCCCTGCGCCTCGACGTCGGCATTGAAGAGAATGGTGATCAGGACGGTGATCGCGGCAAACAGCAGCACCAGCGGACGCGTCGCCTTTGCCCATTCCGGCGCCATACCGTAGCGCGGCAGATAGCGTGGAACCAGGTTCAGCAGCCCGGCCATCGCCGAGGCACCGGCGAACCAGAGAATCGAGATGGTGCTGAGGTCGTAGATCGTGCCGAACACCTCGCCAAGGTAGCGGTGCGCGATGAACGCCAGCGCACGACCCGACGCCTCGCCGCCCTTCGCGAACGCCGTCGCCGGAATCAGCAGCGTCGTCCCGATGCTGCTGCCGATGAGCAAGACGCTCATGATGAGCGCGGCGGTGCGGAGCAGCTTCTTCGTGTTGCGGATGCGGCCGGCCGGCCGCTCGGCCGAATCGGTCGGGTCGCCCTCGACGAGCGGCATCACGGCGACGCCGGTCTCGAAGCCGGACAGTCCGAGCGCGAGCTTCGGGAACAGGAGCAGCGCGACCGCCAGCATCCCCAGCCCGCTGCCGTGCTGCTGGTACAGGGCGCTCCGCCACGCCGGGAACACCTCCGGCCTTTGCGCCACATGCGAGAGGGCGACCCCGATCACGACGACGTTCAGCGCCAGATAGACGGCGACGATGACGACCGCGAAGCCGATCGCTTCCTTGAACCCTTTGAGGAAGACGACGCTGAGGGCTGCCAGCAACAGAACGGTGATCAGTACCGGGTGGTTGAGCGACTTGGGAACGAACGGATTGCCGATGATGTGAGCCGTGGCGTCGGCGGCCGACAGCGTGATGGTGATGACGAAGTCGGTCGCCGCGAACCCGAGCAGGCAGAGGACGAACGCCTTCCCCTTCCACCGCGGCAGCAGCTCCTCGAGCATCGAGATGCTGCCTTGCCCGTTGGGGCTCGCCTCGGCGACGTGGTTGTAGATCGGCAGCGCTCCGAACAGCGTCAGCAGCACGAGCACCAGCGTGGCGAGGGGCGATAGCAGGCCCGCCGCGAGAAACGCGATGCCAGGCTGGTAGCCGAGCGTCGAGAAGTAGTCGACGCCGGTGAGGCACATCACCTGCCACCAGGAGTAGTGGTGGTGCACCCGGGTGCCCGCGGAGTCGCGAAACCCTTCGTAGAACCAGAGCTTCAGCCGCCGCTGCTGGCGGGAGGTCAGACCTAAGGACATGCAGTCAGATGTCGCCTCGAACCACCGCGGCCTGGAGGTCTTCGTCGCTCGCTTCCTGGAACACGCCCTCCCATCGTGCCACAACGACGGACGCCAGGCAGTTCCCGATGACGTTGGTCATCGTCCGTCCCATGTCCATCAGGGTGTCGACGCCGAGGATCAGCGTCACCCCTTCGAGCGGCAGGTTGTAGCGGACGAGGGTGGCCGCCAGGATGACCAGGGAGGCGCGAGGCACGCCGGCCACCCCCTTGCTCGTCAGCATCAGGGTCACCAGCATGGTGATCTGCTGCCCTATCGACAGATGGACCTGCGCCGCCTGTGCGACGAAGATCGCGGCCAGCGACAGGTAGAGCGTCGAGCCGTCGAGGTTGAAGCTGTAGCCAAGCGGCAGCACGAAGGCGACGATCGGGCGCGGCACGCCGAGGCGCTCCATCGCCTCCATGGCGCGCGGCAGCGCCGCCTCGCTCGAAGTGGTCGAGAACGCGATCACCGCCGGCTCGCGCACCGACGCGAAGAACTTGCGGACAGAGATGCCGAAGAGCAGCATGATCGGAACGAACACGAGCAGATAGAACACGGCGAGCGCGATGTAGAGCGTGGCCACCAGCCACGCGAGGTTGTAGAGCACGGCGAAGCCGCTCTTACCGATCGTGTAGGCCATTGCCGTCGCCACGCCGATCGGCGCGTATTTCATGACGATGTTCGTGAAAGCGAACATCGTTTCCGCCAACGACTCGCAGAGCGTCACGATCGGGCGCCCCTTCTCGCCGATCAGGGTCAGTGAGATCGCAAAGAGCATGGACCAGACGACGATCTGGAGCACGTCGCCCTGGGACATCGCCTCGATCACCGAGTTTGGCACGGTGTGCAGGAGGATCTGATCCCACGTCTGCGGCACCGCCGAAATGGCGGGCGGGCCCGACGGCGGCGGCAGGACCAGCCCGACGCCCGGCTTGAGGACGTTGACGGCGACCAGGCCGATGAGCAGCGCGATCGTCGTCACGATTTCGAAATAGACGATCGCCCGCAGGCCCATGCGGCCGACCGCCTTGGCATGGCCGGCGCCCGCGATGCCGGCCACCAGCGTGCTGAAGATGAGCGGCGCGATGATCATCTTG from Vicinamibacterales bacterium includes:
- a CDS encoding hemolysin family protein gives rise to the protein MLASAGIILLLIALTGFYVAAEFGAVGVRRSRLRRLCEDGNPTAARLLPIVESPQRLNQYIAASQVGITLSGMVLGAYAEATLSPAVAPLLERYTRLSAETAESAAGIGVLVALTMLSVVLGEMVPKTAALRYPTETALLTTRPMLWSARAFAWFIVVLDRSAVFLRGVLRMPTATHRHVHSPEEIDLLIAESRDGGLLEPQEQVRLHRALRLGRRDARQLMVPRDRLAAIEISTPLGDVLRVAATSPYSRLPVFRRDIADVAGILHTKDVVMHFLQRGRNGTLASLVRPILRVPESIPADRLLGFLRERRSHQALVVDADGTVAGMITLEDVLGELLGAVPDEFKTSRLLPLRLTDGRVRLPGDLPLDQARVWVEGAWPAAGSVAAFIRQRIGRLPEPGEELVVDGLPVEVESLENDRIASVIVTTAPAQDGND
- a CDS encoding hemolysin family protein → MVVILVIVAFLLMNAFFVAAEFAIVGTPKTAIEARASRGDRLARMVLRILEDTHRRDLYIATAQIGITVASLGLGMYGEHRLARWTLWEIGGHTWTAWLAGHGFASLVAVGILTYVHIVLGEMLPKSLALQSAEQLALWLTPAMLWTQAVLYPLVTALNGAGNLVLKPFGIAPQPHGAEQYYTPEELQLIVEESEEQGALRSESGQVLQELFEFGALTAGEVMVPRVRISGIPVGATPADLRRVLGSAPHTRYPVYEGDLDHIIGTYHIKDLMRLLLNTQSVTAAGARPAPVVPETLPLDAVLATMRRERAQLALVIDEHGGTSGIVTLEDLFEEVVGEIEEGPGHTGPRRDSYGRLRVPGTMRLDELGQLFDLELAHEEVDSVSGLVLTLLGRPPRVGDTVPYDRLQIDVTAVKGHGVDEAAVTLREFEDGASD
- a CDS encoding cation:dicarboxylase symporter family transporter translates to MAFPRRGPTLTQQIILGLIIGVVTGALISRTHPDWANFFNPFSQLFLRLIKMIIAPLIFSTLVAGIAGAGHAKAVGRMGLRAIVYFEIVTTIALLIGLVAVNVLKPGVGLVLPPPSGPPAISAVPQTWDQILLHTVPNSVIEAMSQGDVLQIVVWSMLFAISLTLIGEKGRPIVTLCESLAETMFAFTNIVMKYAPIGVATAMAYTIGKSGFAVLYNLAWLVATLYIALAVFYLLVFVPIMLLFGISVRKFFASVREPAVIAFSTTSSEAALPRAMEAMERLGVPRPIVAFVLPLGYSFNLDGSTLYLSLAAIFVAQAAQVHLSIGQQITMLVTLMLTSKGVAGVPRASLVILAATLVRYNLPLEGVTLILGVDTLMDMGRTMTNVIGNCLASVVVARWEGVFQEASDEDLQAAVVRGDI